In Chlamydia sp., the following are encoded in one genomic region:
- the nusG gene encoding transcription termination/antitermination protein NusG, with protein sequence MFKWYVVQVFTAQEKKVKKSLEDFKEASGMADFIQQIILPSENVMEVKKGEHKVVEKYIWPGYLLIKMHLTDESWSYVKKTQGVVEFLGGGVPVALSEEEVKNILADLEEKKSGIVQKHKFEVGSRVKINDGVFVNFVGIVSEVFHDKGRLSVMVSIFGRETRVDDLEFWQVEEVLPGQESE encoded by the coding sequence ATGTTTAAATGGTATGTCGTCCAAGTTTTTACGGCTCAAGAAAAGAAGGTAAAAAAATCTTTAGAAGATTTTAAAGAAGCTTCAGGAATGGCTGATTTTATTCAGCAGATTATTCTTCCTTCCGAAAACGTTATGGAAGTAAAAAAAGGTGAGCACAAAGTTGTTGAGAAGTATATTTGGCCGGGATACCTCCTAATTAAAATGCATTTAACGGACGAATCTTGGTCATATGTAAAAAAGACGCAAGGTGTAGTTGAATTTTTGGGAGGGGGCGTTCCTGTAGCTCTGTCTGAAGAAGAAGTAAAAAATATTTTAGCAGATTTAGAAGAGAAGAAATCTGGAATTGTTCAGAAGCATAAATTTGAAGTAGGGTCGCGAGTTAAAATTAATGACGGAGTTTTTGTTAACTTTGTTGGAATTGTTTCAGAGGTATTTCACGACAAAGGACGACTTAGCGTTATGGTTTCCATTTTTGGAAGAGAGACTCGTGTTGATGATTTAGAATTTTGGCAGGTAGAAGAAGTCTTGCCGGGGCAAGAAAGTGAATAA
- the rplK gene encoding 50S ribosomal protein L11, with protein MSNKKIIKIIKLQIPGGKANPAPPIGPALGAAGVNIMGFCKEFNAATQDRPGDLLPVVITVYSDKTFSFVMKQPPVSSLIKKALGLESGSKIPNRNKVGKLSRAQITAIAEQKMKDMDIVLLESAERMVEGTARSMGVDVE; from the coding sequence ATGTCGAATAAAAAAATTATTAAAATTATTAAATTGCAAATCCCTGGAGGGAAAGCTAACCCCGCTCCACCAATTGGTCCTGCTTTGGGTGCTGCAGGAGTAAATATTATGGGTTTTTGCAAAGAGTTCAACGCGGCAACTCAGGATCGTCCGGGTGATTTACTTCCTGTTGTAATCACTGTATATTCAGATAAGACTTTTTCTTTTGTGATGAAACAGCCTCCTGTTTCTTCATTAATTAAAAAAGCTTTAGGCCTAGAATCTGGGTCTAAAATTCCTAACAGAAATAAAGTTGGTAAGTTGTCTCGAGCACAAATAACGGCGATTGCTGAGCAAAAGATGAAAGATATGGATATTGTTCTTTTGGAATCTGCTGAAAGAATGGTTGAGGGGACTGCCCGTAGTATGGGTGTAGATGTAGAGTAA
- the rplA gene encoding 50S ribosomal protein L1 produces MTKQGKRIRGIRESYDFARSYSLGEAIDILKQCPAVRFDQTVDVSVKLGIDPRKGDQQIRGSVSLPHGTGKVLRILVFAAGDKAAEAIEAGADFVGSDDLVEKIKGGWVDFDVAVATPDMMREVGKLGKILGPRNLMPTPKAGTVTTDVVRAISELRKGKIEFKADRAGVCNVGVAKLSFGSAQIKENVEALCAALIKAKPATAKGQYLVNFTISSTMGPGVTVDTRELIAL; encoded by the coding sequence ATGACAAAGCAAGGAAAACGCATTCGTGGTATTCGAGAGAGTTACGATTTCGCAAGATCGTACTCTTTAGGTGAAGCGATAGATATTTTAAAACAGTGTCCTGCTGTGCGTTTTGATCAAACGGTTGATGTTTCTGTTAAATTAGGAATCGATCCTAGAAAAGGCGATCAGCAAATTCGAGGTTCGGTTTCGTTGCCTCATGGTACCGGTAAAGTGTTGCGAATTTTAGTTTTTGCCGCAGGAGATAAGGCAGCAGAAGCTATTGAGGCTGGAGCAGACTTCGTTGGTAGTGACGATTTAGTAGAAAAAATCAAAGGGGGGTGGGTTGATTTTGATGTTGCTGTTGCTACTCCCGATATGATGAGAGAAGTTGGTAAGCTTGGAAAAATTTTAGGGCCTAGGAATTTAATGCCTACGCCAAAAGCTGGTACTGTGACAACCGATGTAGTTAGAGCTATTTCAGAGTTGCGAAAAGGTAAAATTGAGTTTAAAGCTGATCGAGCGGGCGTGTGCAATGTAGGAGTTGCGAAGCTTTCTTTCGGTAGTGCGCAAATCAAAGAAAATGTAGAGGCCTTGTGTGCTGCTTTAATTAAGGCTAAGCCAGCAACTGCAAAGGGACAATATTTAGTTAATTTCACTATTTCCTCGACCATGGGACCAGGTGTTACCGTGGATACTAGGGAGTTGATTGCATTGTAA
- the rplJ gene encoding 50S ribosomal protein L10, which yields MKEEKKLLLREVEEKITASQGFILLRYLGFTAARSRSFRNNLSGVSAEFEVLKKKIFFKALESSGVEMGPEDSEGHLGVVFAYGDPVSAAKQVLDFNKQHNDSLVFLAGRIDNASLSGQEIEAVAKLPSMKELRQQIAGLIAAPMSQVVGIMNSVLSGVISCVDQKAEKTQE from the coding sequence ATGAAAGAAGAGAAAAAATTGCTTCTTCGCGAGGTTGAGGAAAAGATAACTGCTTCTCAGGGTTTTATTTTGTTGAGATATCTGGGTTTCACTGCTGCGCGTTCTAGAAGCTTTAGAAATAATCTTTCCGGAGTCTCTGCTGAGTTTGAAGTTTTGAAAAAGAAGATATTTTTTAAAGCTTTGGAGTCTTCTGGAGTGGAGATGGGTCCAGAAGACAGCGAGGGTCACCTTGGAGTTGTGTTTGCTTATGGCGATCCAGTGTCTGCTGCAAAGCAGGTATTGGATTTTAATAAACAGCATAATGATTCTTTGGTTTTTCTTGCAGGAAGAATAGACAATGCTTCTTTGTCAGGACAAGAAATCGAAGCTGTTGCTAAATTGCCTTCTATGAAAGAGCTCAGACAACAAATAGCTGGATTGATTGCGGCTCCTATGTCTCAAGTTGTAGGAATCATGAATTCGGTTCTTTCTGGTGTTATTTCTTGTGTCGACCAGAAAGCAGAAAAAACTCAAGAGTAG
- the rplL gene encoding 50S ribosomal protein L7/L12, translated as MTTESLETLVEHLSGLTVLELSQLKKLLEEKWDVTAAAPVVAIAGAAAGAGDAPAAAESTEFAVILEDVPADKKISVLKVVREVTGLALKEAKEMTEGLPKTVKEKTSKSDAEDTVKKLQEAGAKAVAKGL; from the coding sequence GTGACAACAGAAAGTTTGGAAACTTTAGTAGAACATTTGAGCGGCTTGACGGTGCTTGAATTGTCTCAGCTTAAAAAATTATTGGAAGAGAAATGGGACGTCACTGCTGCTGCTCCTGTAGTAGCTATTGCTGGTGCTGCTGCTGGTGCTGGTGATGCTCCTGCTGCTGCAGAGTCTACGGAGTTTGCTGTAATTCTGGAAGATGTTCCTGCTGATAAAAAAATCAGTGTTTTGAAAGTTGTTAGAGAAGTTACAGGATTGGCTTTGAAAGAAGCTAAGGAAATGACCGAAGGATTGCCTAAGACTGTTAAAGAAAAAACTTCTAAAAGTGATGCAGAAGACACTGTTAAGAAGCTACAAGAAGCCGGTGCTAAAGCTGTTGCTAAAGGGCTGTAA